Below is a genomic region from Gemmatimonadota bacterium.
ATCCACCCCCGTGCCCAGGGGCAGGTCCCAGTCCTCCATCTCGGTGTGCAGCGGCTGGAACGACCAGGCGATGAAGGCCGTGTAGCACCCCCGGCCGCGGGCGCGGCTCCGCGCCTGTGAGGAGCGCAGCTTGAGCAGGTGCTCGATCCGGTCCGCCCAGCTCTCCCCCACGCCGTACATCATGGTAGCCGTGGTCAGCAGCCCCGTTTCGTGCGCGGCCTCGTGGATCTCGAGCCAGCGGCCGGACTCGATCTTCTTGGGCGCGATCACGTCCCGCACCCCATCCACCAGGATCTCCGCCCCCGCCCCGGGCATCGAGTCCAGTCCCGCCTGGTGGAGCTGCCGCAGCACCTCGTCCAGCGGCAGCTTCGAGACGCGCGCGATAATCTCGATCTCCGAAGCACTGAAGCCGTGCACGTGGATCGGGTGCCGCTCCTTGATGTGACGCAGGAGATCCAGATACCAGTCCAGCGGCAGGTACGGGTTGTGCCCCCCCTGCATCAGGATCTGCACCGCGCCCAGCCCCTTCGCCTCGTCTATCTTCCGCCCGATCTCCTGGTAGCTCAGGACGTACGCCTCGTCGTGCTTCGGCCGGCGGTAGAACGCGCAGAATTTGCAGTCGGTGACGCACAGGTTGGTATAGTTGATGTTCCGGTCCACAATGTAGCTGACAACGTCGCCCGGGTGCCTGGCGGCGCGGATAGCGTCCGCGCGCGCAGCCAGCTCCAGGAGCGGCGTCGTCTCCAGCACCTCGAGCCAGTGGCGGATCTCACCGCCAAAGGGTCGCGACTCGAGCGACGCCGGCGTGTAGGGCTCGCGCTGCGAGCGGTGACTGGACCCGACCGCACCCGCCGCAGTCGGCTCGCGCCGCCGCGGAGCCATGAGGGACAGGATCGGAAGCCCGCCATTCCCCGAGCCGCCGCGCCGCCGCGCCGCCGCGTGGCGCGGGGACGCCGACCGGGGCGGCTGCGCATGCCGCGTCAGCCGCGCGCCCTCTGCCTCAGACAGCCCCGGCGGGCTCACGCGCCCCGCTGCCAGCTCGCCATCCGGGCCGTGGGTGAAGCCCTCCTCCGGGTTCACCATTCCTGAAGCTCCTGGTAGAGCGCGTCCCGCTCGACCGGGCGCTTCCCCGCGTCTCGGATGAGGCGAATGATCTCGGGGAAGGTCAGCCCCTGAGGCGTCTGCGCTCCGGCCTCGTGATAGATCTTCTCCCGCACCACAGTGCCCTCCAGGTCATCCACGCCGAAGTGCAGCGCGACCTGGCTCACCTTGGGCGTGTTCATGATCCAGTGCGTCTTGATGTGGTCGAAGTTGTCCAGAAACAGCCGCCCCACGGCCAGGCTCTTCAGGTCGTCGAATCCCGTGGTGGCCGTGCCTTGCCGCCCCAAAGCCGCGCCCAGCTCGTTGTGGTCCGGGTGGTACGCCAGCGGAATGTAGGTCAGGAACCCACGCGTCTCGTCCTGCAGCTCGCGCAGCATCGCCAGGTGCTCCATGCGGTCGGCGTACGTCTCCACATGACCGTACAGCATGGTGCAGTTGCTGGGAATCCCCAGCCGGTGCGCCGTGCGGTGCACGTCCAGCCACTCCTCGGCCGCCAGCTTGCGGTCCGCGATCGTCGCGCGCACCGCCT
It encodes:
- a CDS encoding CofH family radical SAM protein; the encoded protein is MAPRRREPTAAGAVGSSHRSQREPYTPASLESRPFGGEIRHWLEVLETTPLLELAARADAIRAARHPGDVVSYIVDRNINYTNLCVTDCKFCAFYRRPKHDEAYVLSYQEIGRKIDEAKGLGAVQILMQGGHNPYLPLDWYLDLLRHIKERHPIHVHGFSASEIEIIARVSKLPLDEVLRQLHQAGLDSMPGAGAEILVDGVRDVIAPKKIESGRWLEIHEAAHETGLLTTATMMYGVGESWADRIEHLLKLRSSQARSRARGRGCYTAFIAWSFQPLHTEMEDWDLPLGTGVD